In the Pantanalinema sp. genome, one interval contains:
- a CDS encoding MerR family transcriptional regulator — protein MAEAAKKLGVSASLIRRYEREFELSFARTEQGRCLLSDQDLANLKIIRAYRQQNLPLEEIKVILNRPAMVAAETETFGPDIKEVIKALVSRQDELEALVKAQGIALDRLSQENRHLLATNQDLSLRLEAPGAQGLAARLDALENRARTAEASLDAETKDEMIRKLQRRLLDLEAAVATEITHHDDDAEGILDELARAIQAQGAAPRKKWWRFWG, from the coding sequence ATGGCAGAGGCTGCCAAGAAGCTGGGGGTCTCCGCCTCGCTGATTCGTCGCTACGAGCGAGAGTTCGAGCTGAGCTTCGCGCGCACCGAGCAGGGCCGATGCCTGCTCTCCGACCAGGACCTGGCCAACCTCAAGATCATCCGGGCGTATCGCCAGCAGAACCTGCCCCTGGAGGAGATCAAGGTCATCCTCAACCGGCCCGCCATGGTCGCTGCCGAGACCGAGACCTTCGGGCCGGACATCAAGGAGGTGATCAAGGCCCTGGTGTCACGTCAAGACGAGCTGGAGGCCCTGGTCAAGGCCCAGGGCATCGCCCTGGATCGCCTCTCGCAGGAGAACCGACACCTCCTTGCCACCAACCAGGACCTTTCCCTGCGCCTGGAGGCCCCCGGCGCCCAGGGCCTCGCTGCTCGCCTGGATGCTCTGGAGAACCGGGCGCGCACCGCCGAGGCGAGCCTCGATGCCGAGACCAAGGACGAGATGATTCGCAAGCTCCAGCGTCGCCTGCTGGACCTGGAGGCCGCGGTCGCCACCGAGATCACCCATCACGACGACGACGCGGAGGGGATCCTCGACGAGCTCGCCCGCGCCATTCAGGCCCAGGGCGCCGCGCCGCGCAAGAAGTGGTGGCGATTCTGGGGGTGA